In one Brevibacillus composti genomic region, the following are encoded:
- a CDS encoding spore germination protein: MSQFWKAWQERKTNRRNQVLSQHAVKSMESIPDQRLSSSLQHNLTLFDHQLGQNDDFVVRQFRVKNGRDAAVLFIDGMVDRNVINDFIIRYTTDVDIADGEPAVNELESTDQLRQAVRNILSGNSVLIIDGQPNVYLGNTRGWDRRGVEEPKTESVVRGPRDGFSETLTVNSALIRARLKDPNLRLKHFVIGQRTQTDVHVMYLEGVAHPPIVQEIFRRLERINQDGILESGYIEQAIQDRRWSPFPQLQNTERPDKVVANLLEGKVAILVDGTPFVLIAPAIFGQFYQSPEDYYERFYIASFIRVIRATSMIIALLLPSLYIAFSSFHPEMIPSRLVIAMAAGRSTVPFPSVVEALIMEVAIEILREASVRLPGPIGPTIGIVGALVVGEAAVSAGLVSPIMVIIVALTTIGSFATPSYSAAIAIRMLRFPLMLLAGMFGLYGIMLFLIVILVHLASLKSFGVPYMSPISPINLLGMRDYIVRAALVSMKRRPTMFHPHDEVRMKGDDSS; this comes from the coding sequence TTGAGCCAGTTTTGGAAAGCCTGGCAAGAGAGAAAAACGAACCGGAGAAATCAGGTATTGAGCCAGCATGCGGTGAAAAGCATGGAAAGTATCCCGGATCAACGCTTGTCATCCAGCCTCCAGCACAACCTCACCCTTTTTGATCATCAGCTCGGGCAGAATGATGATTTCGTCGTTCGGCAATTCCGCGTCAAAAACGGACGGGACGCTGCCGTTCTGTTTATAGACGGGATGGTAGACCGGAATGTGATCAACGACTTTATTATCCGGTACACGACGGATGTCGACATCGCCGATGGGGAGCCGGCCGTAAATGAACTGGAGTCGACGGACCAGTTGAGACAGGCCGTACGCAATATCCTGTCGGGCAACTCCGTGCTGATCATCGATGGTCAACCCAACGTCTATCTGGGCAATACCCGCGGCTGGGATCGGCGGGGGGTAGAAGAGCCGAAGACCGAATCCGTCGTGCGCGGTCCCCGGGACGGCTTTTCCGAGACCTTGACCGTGAATTCTGCCTTGATCCGCGCCCGGTTAAAAGATCCCAATCTACGGCTCAAGCATTTTGTCATCGGCCAGCGAACCCAGACAGATGTCCATGTAATGTACCTCGAAGGGGTCGCCCATCCGCCTATCGTGCAAGAGATCTTTCGAAGGCTGGAACGAATTAACCAGGACGGGATTCTGGAGAGCGGCTACATCGAACAGGCGATTCAGGATCGGCGTTGGTCTCCCTTTCCGCAGCTTCAGAATACGGAGCGGCCGGACAAGGTGGTCGCCAATCTGTTGGAGGGGAAGGTGGCGATTCTTGTGGACGGCACTCCCTTTGTCTTGATCGCCCCTGCCATCTTCGGACAATTTTATCAAAGTCCCGAGGATTACTATGAGCGGTTTTACATTGCGTCTTTTATCCGGGTGATTCGCGCCACGAGCATGATTATCGCACTCTTGCTCCCCTCTTTATACATCGCCTTCAGCTCGTTCCATCCGGAGATGATTCCCTCGCGCCTGGTGATCGCCATGGCTGCGGGACGCTCTACCGTGCCTTTTCCGTCCGTCGTGGAAGCCTTGATCATGGAGGTGGCGATCGAAATTCTCAGGGAGGCCAGCGTGCGGCTCCCCGGTCCGATTGGTCCGACCATCGGCATCGTCGGTGCTCTGGTCGTCGGCGAGGCGGCCGTATCGGCCGGTCTGGTCAGTCCGATCATGGTCATCATCGTGGCGCTGACGACGATCGGTTCCTTTGCCACTCCCAGCTACAGTGCGGCCATCGCCATCCGGATGCTGCGCTTTCCGCTGATGCTTTTGGCCGGCATGTTTGGCCTCTACGGGATCATGCTGTTTCTGATCGTCATCCTGGTTCATCTCGCTTCTTTGAAATCATTTGGCGTTCCCTACATGTCCCCGATCAGCCCGATCAATCTGCTGGGGATGAGGGACTATATCGTTCGGGCAGCCCTTGTGTCCATGAAGCGAAGACCGACGATGTTTCATCCGCATGATGAGGTTCGTATGAAAGGGGATGATTCGTCATGA
- a CDS encoding DUF1294 domain-containing protein, with translation MKNRHLSTSRRIRNTVLACSWLMIAGSWWSGQPLWLWGGAVLVNLYAAVIMAKDKRYAREGRLRIPESSLLLTAALGGAAGAWAAMMLFRHKTKHLSFTLTIPLFLIIQAYLLILAVRHY, from the coding sequence ATGAAAAACCGTCATCTTTCCACATCCAGAAGGATTCGCAATACCGTGCTGGCTTGCAGCTGGCTGATGATCGCCGGCAGCTGGTGGAGCGGCCAGCCGCTTTGGCTCTGGGGCGGCGCCGTGCTGGTCAATCTGTATGCGGCCGTCATCATGGCGAAAGATAAGCGATACGCCAGGGAGGGGAGGCTGCGCATACCGGAGTCGAGCCTCCTGTTGACAGCGGCACTGGGCGGCGCGGCCGGTGCCTGGGCCGCGATGATGCTGTTTCGCCACAAGACCAAGCATCTTTCGTTTACCCTGACCATTCCGCTTTTTCTCATCATTCAGGCATATCTTCTGATTCTGGCTGTCCGTCATTACTGA
- a CDS encoding DedA family protein — translation MEINLLMSIIEQYGYFAIFFLLWLGIVGLPIPDELVVATGGFLASIQLLDPVYSFLAGYFGVASGLTIGFLLGKFFGKPILRYLTKSEKMRHTVIRSTGLLEKYGTLALCFSYLFPVVRHVVPYIVAMSGMSYRRYAALSYPIGLIWTAAFYFIGYLFGRNMEGIVTMIRSYGLYGLLVLAAVLAAGWFFRRFFLAKSAYRAKGE, via the coding sequence ATGGAAATCAACCTGCTGATGTCGATCATCGAGCAATACGGCTATTTTGCCATCTTCTTTTTGCTCTGGCTGGGCATAGTCGGCCTGCCGATACCGGACGAATTGGTCGTGGCTACGGGGGGATTTCTGGCTTCGATACAATTGTTGGATCCTGTGTATTCGTTTCTCGCCGGTTATTTTGGCGTCGCCTCCGGGCTTACGATCGGGTTTTTGCTGGGAAAATTTTTTGGCAAACCGATCCTGCGGTATTTGACCAAGAGCGAGAAGATGAGGCATACCGTTATCCGCTCAACCGGGCTGTTGGAGAAGTACGGCACGCTGGCGCTGTGCTTCAGCTACCTGTTTCCGGTCGTGCGGCATGTGGTTCCGTACATCGTCGCGATGAGCGGCATGAGCTATCGGCGTTATGCTGCTTTGTCCTATCCCATCGGGCTGATCTGGACGGCCGCCTTCTATTTCATCGGGTATCTTTTTGGCCGCAACATGGAAGGGATTGTCACCATGATCCGCTCCTATGGCCTGTACGGTCTTCTCGTCCTGGCCGCGGTGCTCGCGGCGGGATGGTTCTTTCGCCGATTCTTTCTCGCAAAAAGCGCGTACCGGGCAAAAGGGGAATAG
- a CDS encoding B12-binding domain-containing radical SAM protein, which yields MKILLSTLNAKFIHSSLALRYLRSYAKPSFPDLEIAEYTINDVTLNIVSDIYKRRPDIVAFSCYIWNIRETIDVISNLKKVRPDLPVILGGPEVSYDADYWMKQHPEFDVIVLGEGEQTFLELMQAYEEARRTGQPPRLKDVAGIVYREGEHIRFSAPRGQIEDLDSIPSPYAEDLDELNNRVVYFEASRGCPFKCQYCLSSIEDGVRYFSLDRVKADLLRLIRHGVKTIKFVDRTFNINKKYALEIFQFLIDNHNGTVFQFEITADILRADVLDFLIENAPPGIFRFEIGVQSTNDETNRLVQRIQRFDRLSQTVTKIKNSGKIDQHLDLIAGLPEEDYASFRKTFNDVFALRPEELQLGFLKMLRGTGVRARAANHGYVYMDQAPYEILGNNVLSFEDMQRIKRAEDILEKYWNAHRMDHTLEWLVSRTFATPFDFFQEFGDFWEEQGWSRIGHQLEDLFLRLRQFLEQRGTEEMEHILSLMKFDYLRNQKHRPRKLWWEDVLDKSELQGLYQSVADKRHQLREDFARHTASEKEYFKHTLPAYVSFDLEKWERGGELIPGAFVLVVYYPYQEGQSNSYTVVKQEEMLARTQK from the coding sequence ATGAAAATATTGCTGTCTACACTGAACGCCAAGTTTATCCACTCGTCTTTGGCGCTGCGGTATTTGCGCAGCTATGCCAAGCCGTCCTTTCCCGACCTGGAGATTGCGGAGTATACCATCAATGACGTCACGTTGAATATCGTCTCCGACATCTACAAGCGCAGGCCCGACATTGTTGCCTTTTCCTGTTACATCTGGAATATACGCGAGACAATCGATGTCATCTCCAATCTGAAGAAAGTCCGGCCGGATCTGCCCGTGATCCTGGGCGGGCCCGAGGTGAGCTACGATGCTGACTATTGGATGAAGCAGCATCCGGAATTTGACGTGATCGTGCTGGGAGAGGGGGAGCAAACCTTTCTCGAATTGATGCAGGCGTACGAGGAAGCGAGGCGGACAGGCCAGCCTCCCCGTCTGAAGGATGTGGCCGGCATCGTCTACCGCGAAGGGGAGCATATCCGCTTCAGCGCGCCGCGGGGGCAGATCGAGGACTTGGATTCGATTCCCTCCCCATATGCAGAGGATCTCGACGAGCTGAACAACCGCGTGGTTTACTTCGAAGCCTCGCGTGGTTGTCCGTTCAAATGCCAGTACTGCCTGTCGTCCATCGAAGACGGGGTGCGCTATTTCAGCCTGGATCGCGTCAAGGCCGATCTGCTGCGATTGATCCGGCACGGCGTGAAGACGATCAAATTCGTCGATCGCACATTTAACATCAACAAAAAATACGCGCTGGAGATTTTCCAGTTCCTGATCGACAATCACAACGGAACGGTGTTCCAGTTTGAGATTACAGCCGATATCCTGCGCGCAGACGTGCTAGATTTTCTCATCGAAAACGCGCCGCCGGGGATCTTCCGTTTCGAGATCGGCGTCCAGTCGACCAATGACGAGACCAACAGGCTGGTACAGCGGATTCAGCGCTTTGACAGGCTCTCTCAGACCGTGACCAAAATCAAAAACTCCGGGAAAATCGACCAGCATCTGGATCTGATTGCCGGACTGCCGGAAGAGGATTACGCTTCCTTTCGCAAGACCTTCAACGATGTCTTCGCTCTCCGTCCGGAGGAGCTGCAGCTCGGCTTCCTGAAAATGCTGCGCGGGACGGGAGTGAGGGCTCGCGCCGCCAACCACGGGTATGTCTACATGGATCAGGCCCCCTATGAAATTCTGGGGAACAACGTCCTCTCCTTTGAGGACATGCAGCGAATCAAACGTGCAGAGGATATCCTGGAGAAATACTGGAATGCGCACCGGATGGACCACACCTTGGAGTGGCTGGTTTCCCGCACGTTTGCCACCCCGTTTGATTTCTTTCAGGAATTTGGCGATTTCTGGGAAGAGCAGGGGTGGAGCCGGATCGGCCATCAACTGGAGGATTTATTCCTCCGTTTGCGCCAGTTTTTGGAACAGCGGGGCACCGAAGAGATGGAACACATCCTCAGCCTCATGAAATTCGACTACCTGCGCAACCAGAAGCATCGTCCGCGCAAGCTGTGGTGGGAGGATGTCCTGGATAAATCGGAGCTGCAGGGGCTCTACCAATCCGTCGCGGACAAGCGCCATCAGCTGCGCGAGGATTTCGCCCGCCACACCGCTTCGGAAAAAGAGTATTTCAAGCATACGCTGCCCGCTTACGTATCCTTTGACCTGGAAAAATGGGAACGCGGGGGAGAGCTGATTCCCGGAGCTTTTGTGCTGGTCGTATATTATCCCTATCAGGAAGGTCAGTCTAACTCCTATACGGTTGTCAAGCAGGAAGAGATGTTGGCCCGCACGCAAAAATAA
- a CDS encoding MogA/MoaB family molybdenum cofactor biosynthesis protein — protein sequence MSTAEHKEKAPKQVGCMVITVSDTRTEETDKSGQLMMQLAVEAGHLVNQYRIVKDEPAQVVEAIEAGLADPGVDVILVNGGTGISPRDNTFEAVTGMLEKQLPGFGELFRMLSYTEDIGSAAMLSRAVAGVRQGKAIFSTPGSTGAVRLAMTRLIVPELGHVVRELNR from the coding sequence ATGAGTACAGCGGAGCATAAAGAAAAAGCCCCCAAGCAAGTGGGATGCATGGTAATTACGGTCTCGGACACGCGGACCGAAGAGACGGACAAAAGCGGCCAGCTAATGATGCAGCTCGCCGTGGAAGCGGGCCATCTGGTCAATCAGTACCGCATCGTCAAGGACGAGCCTGCCCAGGTGGTGGAAGCGATCGAAGCCGGGCTGGCCGATCCGGGTGTTGATGTGATTCTCGTCAACGGCGGGACCGGCATTTCGCCGCGCGACAACACGTTCGAGGCGGTGACAGGCATGCTGGAGAAGCAGCTTCCCGGCTTCGGCGAGCTGTTTCGGATGCTGAGCTATACCGAGGATATCGGTTCCGCCGCGATGCTCAGCAGGGCGGTTGCCGGCGTCCGCCAGGGCAAAGCGATCTTTTCCACGCCGGGCTCTACGGGAGCGGTGCGCCTCGCGATGACCCGTCTGATCGTGCCGGAGCTGGGTCATGTCGTCAGAGAGCTAAACCGGTGA
- a CDS encoding aminotransferase-like domain-containing protein, with translation MATRPFFAFHFHKHAKTPLYIQLFEQLQTAILRGAFLEGDQLLSLREMKTISGCSLETVKKAYDLLVEHEWAEASHGKGYFLTAKARELRRQGRFPLSDIPLYSLADSTPIPGSELLRRLRAALADSVDVLTEQSTEKKARRTQAAAAYAAHLRRRGIPADPERLLLFNRSTGAFSFVVQQVMKPADVVFVEEYHYPVFAAMLKHGGLTVKAIPMDQEGIIPEALEAATAESPPQWLLVNPHHHFPTGISYSRKRKEHLLRWAERHGVTLLENDHHGDLWFRKPRLSLYELAQESGGNPPVYSFHSFSKTLARDVQLGALVLPGSMAGEERERLRQLTALTGAEPSLLILEAAVRLLGDPWFAEVYLPQRRSLFFAAWQYLLQEQQRALPAHARILPIKGGLNTWIEWGEPMIDAAEQESRVISLLRREGLELTGGQSFRLSDEPEGLRRRPAVRFPLSPLDKREIKYWLHRLGAGIYYTYRGSRDTNGE, from the coding sequence ATGGCGACTCGACCTTTCTTTGCCTTTCATTTTCATAAACATGCCAAAACACCGCTCTACATCCAGCTATTCGAGCAGTTGCAGACGGCTATTCTGCGGGGAGCCTTTTTGGAGGGAGATCAGCTCCTGTCGCTGCGGGAGATGAAAACGATCAGCGGCTGTTCGCTCGAGACCGTGAAAAAGGCTTACGATCTGCTGGTCGAGCACGAATGGGCAGAGGCCAGCCACGGAAAAGGGTATTTTCTCACGGCCAAAGCCCGCGAATTGCGCCGGCAGGGACGGTTTCCCCTGTCCGACATCCCGCTCTACTCGCTCGCGGATTCCACGCCCATACCCGGTAGCGAGCTGCTCCGCCGCCTGCGCGCGGCCCTGGCAGACAGCGTCGATGTATTGACCGAGCAATCGACGGAAAAGAAAGCGCGGCGCACGCAGGCTGCTGCCGCGTATGCCGCTCATCTCCGCCGACGGGGTATTCCTGCCGATCCGGAGAGGCTGCTCTTGTTTAACCGGAGTACGGGCGCATTTTCCTTTGTCGTCCAGCAAGTGATGAAGCCGGCGGATGTCGTCTTCGTAGAGGAGTACCATTATCCGGTGTTTGCCGCCATGCTGAAACACGGCGGTCTCACGGTCAAAGCAATCCCGATGGATCAGGAAGGGATCATCCCGGAGGCGCTGGAAGCGGCCACAGCCGAATCGCCGCCGCAATGGCTGCTGGTCAATCCTCATCATCACTTTCCCACGGGCATCAGCTATTCCCGCAAGCGGAAGGAGCATCTGCTCCGATGGGCCGAGCGCCACGGCGTCACCCTGCTCGAAAATGACCATCACGGAGACCTTTGGTTTCGAAAGCCGCGTCTCTCTCTTTACGAGCTGGCACAGGAGAGCGGAGGCAACCCGCCGGTCTACTCGTTTCATTCCTTTTCCAAAACACTGGCGCGCGATGTGCAGCTGGGGGCCCTGGTTCTGCCCGGCAGCATGGCCGGTGAGGAGCGGGAACGGCTGCGACAGCTCACAGCCCTGACCGGTGCCGAACCATCGCTTTTGATCCTGGAGGCGGCCGTGCGCCTGCTTGGCGATCCCTGGTTTGCGGAGGTGTATCTCCCACAGAGGCGCTCGCTTTTTTTTGCGGCCTGGCAATACCTCCTGCAAGAGCAGCAGCGCGCCCTGCCCGCCCACGCCCGCATCCTGCCGATCAAGGGCGGTCTCAATACTTGGATCGAGTGGGGCGAACCCATGATCGATGCGGCCGAGCAGGAAAGCCGGGTGATTTCGCTCCTTCGCCGGGAGGGGCTCGAGCTGACGGGCGGGCAATCCTTCCGGCTGTCCGATGAACCGGAGGGGTTGCGGCGCCGTCCGGCTGTACGCTTTCCACTCTCTCCCCTGGACAAAAGAGAGATTAAATACTGGTTGCATCGGTTGGGGGCGGGAATCTATTATACTTACAGAGGTTCACGGGATACTAATGGGGAGTGA
- a CDS encoding sodium:solute symporter family protein, whose translation MASFGFLLSFLAILLCTVAAGIAAKRSVRRSSDFSNAGSSLSAGMVAGALVGGFVGGTSIVGTGELAFQYGLSSIWFTLGGGVAVMLLGLSANRFIRMRVETLPELIGQQYGERSKLGASLFLSLGMFIQVIAQLLAALPFVSVFWKGPVALIAFVPACLIFAYVLAGGFMGASLVGSLKTGMLILLLAGTGFWLSWQMGGETFIRWWEEGRFTLTVPEAGLGWAQGAAMIVGIFSTQAYLQPIFASRDTRQARTGAITAGLVIILIGLVSSWIGMYMRDAYPLLVPREAVPQFFLLHSPAWLAGAAYAIILLSVVMTGAALTLSIATILHRDVIASYWRRKRSDTQQLALSRLLIIGVILSAYGFVCFDEEALILHWAFLAMTLRGVTVFLPVLFFLFRLAPVHKGWAAWAIWGAPLLTLVWIWAFLPSTGIDPLYVSSLYSLIFLIAGRFCARKTAPSLRPSS comes from the coding sequence GTGGCTTCATTCGGGTTTCTGCTCAGCTTTCTCGCTATCTTGCTCTGCACAGTGGCGGCCGGCATTGCGGCGAAGCGCTCTGTCCGCCGCAGCAGCGATTTCAGCAATGCCGGGAGCTCGCTCTCTGCTGGCATGGTCGCCGGTGCGCTGGTGGGCGGATTTGTCGGCGGCACCTCTATCGTCGGGACGGGGGAGCTGGCCTTCCAATACGGTTTGTCTTCCATCTGGTTTACCTTGGGCGGCGGGGTGGCCGTGATGCTGCTCGGACTGTCCGCCAATCGCTTTATCCGCATGCGGGTCGAGACGTTGCCCGAGCTGATCGGCCAGCAGTACGGCGAGCGCTCCAAGCTCGGGGCCAGCCTCTTTCTCTCGCTGGGCATGTTTATCCAGGTGATCGCGCAGCTTCTGGCCGCCTTGCCGTTTGTCTCTGTCTTCTGGAAAGGGCCGGTGGCGCTGATCGCCTTCGTCCCGGCCTGCCTGATCTTTGCCTATGTACTGGCGGGCGGCTTCATGGGGGCCAGTCTCGTCGGCTCCCTCAAGACGGGGATGCTGATCCTGCTCCTGGCGGGGACGGGGTTCTGGCTTTCCTGGCAAATGGGCGGGGAGACTTTCATCCGCTGGTGGGAGGAGGGACGTTTTACCTTAACCGTACCCGAGGCCGGACTCGGCTGGGCACAGGGAGCGGCGATGATCGTCGGCATCTTCTCCACCCAGGCGTATCTGCAGCCGATCTTTGCCAGCCGCGATACGAGGCAGGCGCGGACAGGCGCCATAACCGCCGGCCTTGTGATCATCCTCATCGGGCTGGTAAGTAGTTGGATCGGGATGTACATGCGGGATGCCTACCCCCTGCTTGTCCCCCGGGAAGCGGTACCCCAGTTCTTCCTGCTCCACTCTCCGGCTTGGCTGGCTGGAGCGGCTTACGCGATTATCCTGCTGTCAGTCGTGATGACGGGCGCCGCACTTACGCTCAGTATCGCGACGATTCTCCATCGTGACGTGATTGCGAGCTATTGGCGCCGGAAGCGCTCAGATACCCAGCAGCTTGCCTTGTCCCGGCTGCTGATCATCGGCGTGATTCTCAGCGCCTATGGATTCGTCTGTTTCGACGAAGAGGCGCTGATCCTGCATTGGGCCTTCCTGGCCATGACACTTCGAGGCGTGACGGTATTTCTCCCGGTCCTTTTCTTTCTCTTTCGGCTGGCGCCTGTTCACAAGGGCTGGGCGGCCTGGGCCATCTGGGGAGCGCCGCTGCTCACTCTCGTCTGGATATGGGCCTTTCTGCCGTCTACCGGGATCGACCCGCTCTACGTCAGCAGTCTGTATAGCTTGATCTTCCTGATCGCCGGGCGCTTCTGCGCGCGAAAAACAGCCCCGTCCCTTCGGCCATCCAGCTGA
- a CDS encoding M23 peptidase family protein: MNRVALGLLTVFLSLGTWGVAFAQPDNVIEAPLSIPDDPYGTLGWRWPTTGYTITGDYGESRFDGPHKGIDIGVKLAPVYSVARGEVISSGKYTKDPILYVTVKQDDRDPNGNNLIRGC; encoded by the coding sequence ATGAACCGAGTTGCTTTAGGATTGCTAACTGTTTTTTTATCACTTGGTACTTGGGGTGTCGCATTCGCACAACCTGACAATGTAATCGAAGCCCCTTTATCGATTCCAGATGATCCTTACGGAACACTTGGGTGGAGATGGCCAACTACTGGTTATACTATTACCGGAGACTACGGTGAAAGCCGTTTTGATGGTCCACACAAAGGAATAGATATAGGAGTAAAACTCGCACCAGTTTATTCAGTTGCTCGTGGTGAAGTTATTTCAAGTGGAAAATACACAAAAGATCCCATTCTGTATGTAACAGTAAAACAAGATGACAGAGACCCGAATGGAAATAATCTAATTAGGGGCTGCTGA
- a CDS encoding IS5 family transposase has product MYQYVSHRENQLLLPDDFFLPFGGKLNKENRWAKLAQLVPWAYAEGKYAKSFRNSFRGQKAVSIRVALGALIIQERLQLSDRETVQQIVENPYLQYFIGLEGYQDHPPFHPSLMTHFRKRLGEQVLREINEIIAVEAAKSTPDSDHDDEPKSGTTSKGKRTTKRRSTSEEDPNQGVLLLDATCAPADVAYPTDLNLLNEAREKLEEIIDTLHAPQIGRSRKPRTYRDKARKEYLAVAKQRRANGKVIRRAIGKQLRYVARNLQIIRNMASRQPLTLLSRKQYRDLLVIQELYRQQRMMFERKTHQIEDRIVSIHQPHVRPVVRGKAKARVEFGAKVSVSMVNGYAFLERLSWDSFNEGVTLIESVEAYKRRFGCYPKAVLADQIYRTRQNRAFCKAHGIRLSGPALGRPVQGEEATEQRRVARQDARKRNAIEGKFGEGKRRYGLGRIRACLAKTSETVIALQLLVMNLERRLRDFFVSWLNRLLSYRIPAFGNIFEV; this is encoded by the coding sequence ATGTACCAATACGTCTCTCATCGTGAAAACCAATTGCTTCTTCCGGATGATTTTTTCTTGCCGTTTGGCGGCAAGTTGAATAAAGAAAATCGTTGGGCAAAGCTGGCTCAGTTGGTACCGTGGGCGTATGCGGAAGGAAAGTACGCCAAGTCCTTCCGTAACTCGTTTCGTGGTCAAAAGGCCGTTTCGATTCGCGTCGCCCTTGGTGCCCTCATCATTCAGGAACGCTTGCAGTTGTCGGACCGTGAAACGGTCCAGCAGATTGTCGAAAACCCGTATCTGCAATACTTCATCGGGTTGGAAGGCTATCAGGATCATCCACCGTTTCACCCGTCGCTCATGACGCATTTTCGCAAACGTCTGGGCGAGCAAGTTCTCCGTGAAATCAACGAGATCATCGCGGTCGAGGCCGCCAAATCAACACCAGATTCCGACCATGACGATGAACCAAAATCCGGTACAACATCCAAAGGCAAACGTACGACCAAGCGTCGCTCAACTTCCGAAGAAGATCCGAACCAGGGTGTCTTGTTGCTGGATGCCACGTGTGCCCCGGCGGATGTGGCGTACCCAACCGATTTGAACTTGCTGAACGAGGCGCGTGAGAAACTGGAGGAGATCATCGATACGTTACATGCTCCACAGATTGGTCGTTCCCGCAAACCACGGACTTATCGGGATAAAGCTCGAAAGGAGTACCTGGCCGTGGCCAAACAGCGTCGTGCAAACGGCAAGGTGATTCGTCGAGCGATCGGCAAGCAACTCCGGTATGTAGCACGTAACCTTCAAATTATCCGCAACATGGCCTCACGGCAGCCGCTGACACTTTTGAGCCGGAAACAATATCGCGACTTGCTTGTGATTCAGGAACTGTATCGACAGCAACGCATGATGTTTGAACGCAAAACGCATCAGATCGAAGATCGAATCGTGAGCATCCACCAACCGCACGTCCGCCCGGTCGTACGCGGCAAAGCGAAAGCGCGAGTAGAGTTTGGCGCCAAAGTATCGGTCAGCATGGTGAACGGTTATGCTTTTCTGGAGCGTCTATCATGGGACAGCTTCAACGAAGGGGTGACGCTGATCGAATCTGTAGAAGCATACAAGAGACGCTTTGGTTGTTACCCGAAGGCGGTACTTGCCGATCAAATCTATCGCACCCGGCAAAACAGGGCATTTTGCAAAGCGCATGGCATTCGTTTGAGCGGTCCGGCGCTTGGCCGTCCCGTACAAGGCGAAGAAGCGACAGAACAACGGCGAGTCGCAAGACAAGATGCACGAAAACGCAACGCCATAGAAGGCAAATTTGGTGAGGGCAAGCGCAGGTATGGGCTTGGCCGTATTCGAGCATGCCTTGCGAAAACAAGTGAAACCGTCATCGCGCTTCAGCTCCTGGTGATGAACCTCGAGCGTAGGCTGCGGGATTTTTTTGTCTCCTGGTTAAACCGTCTTCTTTCCTATAGAATTCCTGCTTTTGGAAACATTTTTGAAGTTTGA
- a CDS encoding M23 family metallopeptidase yields the protein MTRYLHLDSFSVRKYDRVSRGQQIGISGNTGAPGESEGRGYHLHFDVNNVNNPTPSYSQTINPEYFWPNIFNFVITSESDDSHHSDHLHFSYDDPEYFIDQILIDYVGEDKFNEWMYNSAPEDRTLTNLKKHFNITDKKIEKLDKDAKDKATKGKK from the coding sequence ATTACAAGATATCTTCACTTGGATAGCTTCTCAGTTAGGAAGTATGATCGTGTTAGCAGGGGACAGCAGATTGGTATTTCCGGAAATACGGGGGCACCGGGAGAAAGTGAGGGTAGAGGTTATCACTTACACTTTGATGTAAACAATGTTAATAATCCAACTCCATCTTACTCACAGACAATTAATCCGGAATATTTTTGGCCAAATATTTTCAACTTTGTAATAACGAGTGAAAGTGACGATAGTCACCATAGTGATCATCTGCATTTTAGTTATGATGATCCAGAGTATTTTATAGATCAAATATTGATTGATTACGTTGGGGAAGACAAGTTTAATGAATGGATGTACAACAGTGCACCTGAAGATAGGACATTGACAAACTTAAAGAAGCATTTTAACATAACAGACAAGAAAATCGAAAAACTAGACAAAGATGCCAAAGATAAGGCCACAAAAGGAAAAAAGTAA
- a CDS encoding DUF4309 domain-containing protein, producing the protein MFKKNRAFFCIGSLLFTMLLGCVHSYGTEESVSKVDILEKAKIGALEGISIEIGASKKEVVHNFGKPIRTGNSEYGFSMYYDGFSLEFEDYATSIDEIKEESKVVLINAEPKIVGITGKPNEISKSLGKPSRTILDDTGDNTYILEYEVINYLLIFTFDTDQSPVKYITLRIK; encoded by the coding sequence TTGTTTAAAAAAAATCGTGCATTTTTTTGTATAGGAAGTCTGCTTTTTACGATGTTATTAGGCTGTGTCCATAGTTATGGAACGGAAGAGAGTGTTAGTAAAGTAGACATTTTAGAAAAGGCTAAAATTGGGGCTTTGGAAGGTATTTCGATTGAAATAGGAGCAAGTAAAAAGGAGGTGGTGCATAATTTTGGAAAACCCATAAGAACTGGAAATTCGGAGTACGGATTTTCAATGTATTATGATGGCTTTAGTCTGGAGTTTGAGGATTATGCTACTTCCATTGATGAAATAAAAGAGGAAAGTAAAGTTGTTCTTATTAATGCGGAGCCCAAAATAGTTGGTATTACAGGAAAACCTAATGAGATTAGTAAATCTTTAGGTAAACCTTCACGTACGATACTAGATGATACGGGGGATAATACTTATATTTTAGAATATGAGGTAATTAATTATTTATTAATATTTACTTTTGATACTGATCAGAGCCCTGTAAAATACATTACCCTTCGAATTAAATAA